A genomic segment from Amphiura filiformis chromosome 10, Afil_fr2py, whole genome shotgun sequence encodes:
- the LOC140162622 gene encoding uncharacterized protein, with protein sequence MPYAKVERKDLKFGRVLGRGGFSTVYHAIWTLATARTGLRTLLKPKTTQEVAVKKLNDIETTELEIMSKLDHSHIVKLLGVVDEAPDFFLILELCSGGTLRQYLNTFTMNRLPFTQFLDWMKQAALPIQYLREKGVVHKDIKSPNYLITYGNILKLSDFGTSKEIDITMSNATVTASYPWMAPELLKDLKLSPNYDIFSFGVVGWEMWTTDFPHKGLEPQVIAWRVCHENQRLPIPDDCPKAIAELMKKCWDSDWRKRPSIEHVLFVIADTAKAAEAVVKEAEAKAARQRQLINGTWKLDRTIRGGELGKLIRPIGIAVNRAVNHQGDVCVADVDAAKIQVYSQQGVHKFSINTNQGLEPGTCSQPREVEVGLDGNFYITDHTQFIQVYAPDGMYRERWPAVSPNDKPSNTEDACLECLTMDAKGQLLVGEVKQRYISKHRQDGSHIASIKVHNKPYSLAVTSQDEIILCDFSNSVHIVHVDSGQYLRTVISHPPHVLSWKPKGITCFEDIICICDFIKKCIHCFSPSGEYLGDISIIIPGHPRHLAFTEDGKHLMVSYSTSLTSGDVAMYNLQ encoded by the exons ATGCCTTATGCTAAAGTAGAAAGAAAGGACCTCAAGTTTGGTCGTGTGCTTGGTAGAGGAGGCTTCAGTACTGTATACCATGCAATATGGACGCTAGCAACAGCAAGAACAGGGTTAAGGACGctattaaaaccaaaaacaaCTCAAGAAGTTGCTGTGAAGAAACTCAACGACATAGAGACTACAGAACTAGAAATCATGTCTAAACTTGATCATTCCCACATCGTAAAGCTCCTTGGGGTAGTTGATGAAGCTCCAGATTTTTTCCTGATTTTGGAACTTTGTTCAGGAGGTACCTTGAGACAATATCTAAATACATTTACGATGAACCGATTACCGTTTACTCAATTCCTGGATTGGATGAAGCAAGCTGCTCTTCCTATTCAGTATTTACGAGAGAAGGGCGTGGTCCATAAAGACATTAAGTCGCCCAACTACCTGATTACATATGGAAATATCCTTAAATTGAGTGACTTTGGTACATCTAAGGAAATTGACATCACAATGAGTAATGCAACAGTAACAGCATCATATCCATGGATGGCTCCAGAGCTCTTGAAAGATCTGAAACTTTCTCCCAATTATGATATCTTCTCTTTTGGTGTAGTGGGGTGGGAAATGTGGACAACAGACTTCCCTCATAAAGGTTTAGAGCCTCAGGTCATAGCATGGAGAGTATGTCATGAGAATCAGCGACTACCAATTCCTGATGACTGTCCCAAAGCAATAGCTGAATTGATGAAGAAATGTTGGGATAGTGACTGGAGAAAGAGGCCTAGCATTGAACATGTACTTTTTGTA ATTGCTGACACAGCTAAGGCAGCAGAAGCAGTAGTCAAGGAAGCAGAAGCCAAGGCAGCTAGACAAAGACAACTGATTAATGGAACCTGGAAGCTTGACAGGACAATTCGTGGGGGTGAACTTGGTAAGCTGATACGGCCAATTGGCATTGCAGTTAACCGGGCAGTCAACCATCAAGGAGATGTGTGTGTAGCAGATGTGGATGCAGCCAAGATACAGGTGTACAGTCAACAAGGAGTGCACAAATTCAGCATAAATACCAATCAAGGTCTGGAACCAGGGACATGCTCACAGCCTAGAGAAGTAGAAGTAGGCTTAGATGGTAATTTTTATATTACTGATCACACACAGTTCATTCAAGTCTATGCTCCAGATGGAATGTATAGAGAAAGGTGGCCTGCAGTATCACCTAATGACAAGCCCTCAAATACTGAAGATGCTTGTCTTGAATGCCTAACCATGGATGCTAAGGGTCAGTTACTGGTAGGAGAAGTCAAACAGAGATATATCAGCAAACACAGACAGGATGGATCTCACATTGCAAGCATCAAGGTACACAACAAACCATACTCACTGGCTGTAACATCACAGGATGAAATCATCCTATGTGACTTTAGCAACTCAGTGCATATTGTACATGTAGACAGTGGACAATATTTGCGCACTGTCATCAGTCATCCACCTCATGTACTAAGCTGGAAACCTAAAGGAATTACCTGCTTTGAGGACATCATCTGTATTTGTGACTTTATTAAGAAGTGCATCCATTGCTTCTCTCCATCTGGTGAATACCTGGGAGATATCTCCATCATCATCCCAGGTCACCCCAGACATCTTGCCTTCACAGAAGATGGCAAGCATCTGATGGTTTCATATTCCACTAGTCTCACCTCTGGTGATGTAGCTATGTATAATCTGCAATAA